One Aegilops tauschii subsp. strangulata cultivar AL8/78 chromosome 2, Aet v6.0, whole genome shotgun sequence genomic window, CAGGAATTTAAATGGCTTATTCACACATCTAAGAGGAACAAATACTCTTCACTTGAGGCTTTTCGTTGATAATAGTCTAGCTTTTAGCCCTTGCTGTAGCCTCCTTCAGTCAACCTTAGCTGCCTCAGTCTATCTAGGCTTTTCTCTTTCTTTGTTTTAGTCTTTTGTACATATGTACTTTTGAAAATTATTAGTAAAAATACAATGACTATATAACGTGGCGCATCTGATCTGCAGTGAGGTGTCGCCTTCGCCGTCTCACTCCAAAGTCCACCAAGAATCCCCAATGTGGATTCGTAGTTCCGGATTTTCCTTCTGGCTTGCATCATCCTTGAAGGCTTGGAGCAACATTTGAGAAGGCCTTGTCAGCACTGATTTAGTCTAGGTCCTTGCTGTCCACACCGAAACATCAGTGTTGAACTGATGATAGCAGAGTTTAGCATTTTGATAAAAACAACATCAGTTTGACTGACGGCTCCCAACCATACACGTAGCTACTTCCTGTTATGGAGAACCGTGTGCCTCAGAGTCAGCTAATCAAATCATCCTTGTATATGTATGCTATTTTCTTCACCGGGGGCTGGCACACGAAGGAGGCGTAATGGATATGTCCTGCTTCCCCATTTTCATCCTCCTGTTCTTGTTTCCTTTCAGCAAATCTGATGATCAACTGACACAAGGGAAGCCACTCTCCCCCGGTGACATCCTCATCTCCAAGGACGGCGTCTTCGCTCTCGGCTTCTTCTCCCCCGCCAACTCCAACAAGAGCCTATATGTTGGAATTTGGTTCTACAACATCCCGGAGAGCAGCCGCGCCATCGTATGGGTCGCCAACCGCGACAACCCGGCCACCACCGCTTCACCCGCGGCACTCGCCATCAGCGTCAAGTCCGACCTCGTGCTGTCGGATTCCGGAGGCCACACACTTTGGATGACAAAGAACAACGTCACGGCGGATGAAGACGCGAGAGCCTCTGCGGTGCTGCTCGACACGGGGAACTTGGTCCTCCGGTCGCCGAACGGTACAGTCATATGGCAGAGCTTCGATCACCCGACCGACACCATCCTCCCGGGCATGAGGTTTCTGCTGAGCTACAAGGGTCGTGTGATGGGGCGCCTTGTCGCTTGGAAGGGCCCGGATGACCCATCCGTAGGAGACTTCTCGTTCGGTCTGGACCCAGACTTGGGCATGCAGATTGTCACTTGGCATGGTGCCAAGCTGTACTGCCGCATCAGTGTGTGGAACGGCGCATCGGTGTCCGGCGGCACATACCCAGGCAACAGCAGCTCCGTCGTGTACCAGACCATCGTCAACACAGGGGACAGGTTCTATCTAATGTACTCAATCTCCGACGATTCACCGTACGCACGCATCATGCTCGACTACACCGGCACCATGAGCCTCCTCACCTGGAACAGCTACTCCTCATCATGGATAGCCACATCCGAGCGCCCCTCCGGCGGTTATGGCGTCTATGGCTCTTGTGGCCCGTTTGGCTACTCTGACTTCACGGGGGCCACCCCCACATGCCAGTGCTTGGATGGGTTTGAGCCTGATCCAATGAATTCCTCGAGAGTGTGCCGGAGAGTGGAAGCACTGAAATGTGGCAGCAAAAATCATTTTCTGCGCTTGTCCGGAATGAAGGTGCCCGACAGGTTCTTGCACATCCGAAACAGAAGCTTTGACCAGTGTGCGGCGGAGTGCAGCCGCAACTGCTCATGCACAGCGTATGCTTACGCCAACCTCAGCAGTGCAGGCACTCTGGGGGATCAGACAAGGTGCTTGGTTTGGACAGGGGAGCTTGTCGACACGTGGAAGACCAACAACTATGGCGAGAACCTGTACATCCGCCTTGGGGACTCTCCTGCTGGTATGGACGACATTACTGTTTCGGACCAATAGCTTTTCTTTTGTTTACTTGGATGCACCACACCTTTTTTTCTGAATCATCCAGCAGAGATAAGTACAAAGACACAAGGGAGGTTGTGCTGGGAGACAGGTTTATGCTTTAGACTATTGTTGCGCCGTCTGGAGAAGAGATTTCAAACTGGGAAATTTTAGACATAGGACTGTAGGAGAACATACTACTCGTCCCTGGTGCCACTACATAATTAGCCAGTTCCCTTTGTGTGTGTAGATTCAGGAAATGACATTTATTCATGAAATGGCAAACAGCTTGCCTTTTCTATTTATCATAGAGCTCTGTTATACAGGGAAATTGCGAGTATTTCGTAGTACTGCACCCTCAGTTTTACCACATGCCTAGCAGTACCGCTCGAGGGGTTACTGAAATTGAGAATACCTAGGTACAGGGAAACTGCAAATATTTTGTACTACTGCACCCTCAGTCATGGTACTTCATGCAAGTAACTAAATCCATACTCTTGCAAGTAATACTTGATGCGGTAAATTCTGTTGGGATACATTTCAGCAGTTCACAAGAATAGCAATTTAGTGAAGATTCTGCCCCCGGTTGTAGCATGCCTGCTGCTACTCACGTGCATAGCCCTTGTCTGGAAATGTGAGTACAGAGATAGAATAATAATCACCTTCCTTTCCTTCATACCAAGCTGTTCTTCAAATTTTAATCAGTTAAGTGCCAATGCCGATCAGCAGGGGTACGGCGAAAGAAGGAAATTAAGAAGAAGCTGATGCTACGATACTTGAGTGCTTCTAGTGAGCTTGGAGGCAAAAATTCAGATTTTCCGTTTGTTAGTTTCGAAGATATTGTGGCCGCAACGGATAATTTCTCCGACTCCAATATGCTTGGAATGGGAGGTTTCGGCAAAGTTTACAAGGTAAAACTAAGCTTAATTAACATCGGCAAGTAGGGTACAATATGTCTGCCAGAATTGTGGTCTGACTTTGTAAATATGTCTTTTTTTAATTTCCTTCTAATTGACATTTGACACCATAATGGTCCTGTCAATCTATTCAAATTATCTTCAGTATAATATGTCAAAAAACACAGTAGTTTCAGTGGAGAAAGAAAGTTGTGGCTTTAATTGTTTCTCAGTTCAGAATGATGGAATTAAGCACCTCACAAAAATGTATACAATTATGTAGGGAATACTGGAAGATGACAAGGAAGTTGCTATCAAAAGGCTTGGCAGTGGTTCTGGGCAAGGTATAGAGGAATTCAGAAATGAAGTGACTCTAATTGCCAAATTGCAGCACAGAAACCTAGTTAGACTTCTTAGTTGCTGCATTCATGATGATGAGAAGTTATTGATCTATGAATACATGCCTAACAAAAGCCTGGATTCCTTCCTTTTTGGTATATTCCGACTTCTGATCTCATGTTGCACAAAATTCTCAATGTTGACCATAAAGTTTTTTTTTTCAGATTCTGAAAGAATATGCATGATGACTAACAATTTGTTTTATTGAACTGTTCATGCTGCAAGATAATACAAGAAAAGATGTCCTTGATTGGCTGACACGGTTCAAAATAATTAAAGGGGTGGCAAGAGGCCTTCTTTATCTCCACCAAGATTCAAGATTAACAATAATTCATAGAGATCTTAAAGCAAGCAACATTTTGTTGGACAATGAAATGAATCCTAAAATATCAGACTTTGGTATGGCAAGGATATTTGGTGGAAACCAGCAGCAAGGAAACACTATTAGAGTTGTTGGAACATAGTAAGTAATTCATGTGCTGAGCAGTGTCTAGGATATTGTTTCAATCTTAGGGACAGAATCAAGTTGGCAGGGATGAATACCTTTACTCCCATTGCCTGGTATATTTTTGGTTTGTTAAGTTCAACTTGTGTTCTCAATGCTAGTGAAATGCTTCGATGAGTTTAGCTGGGTACTATTTTTTTCTATATAATAATTCAAAAACTAAAGGCTGTTGTTAAAAAGTGAGGGCAGTTATGAGAAAATTTAAATAATTAACCAGATTTGTCGGATATCTTTGCTTCGCTGCCCTGTCGGATGAAAGTTATGAAATTAGAATCTTATGTTTGTTCGGTGATTCAGTAATTTAGGATGAGCTTAGTTAAGAGCACTTTCACTTTTGAATTTTAATCTCTATTATCTTTGCAATTGCCAATTCCGATTTAAATCCCCCAAAGCCACAGATCTTCACTCGTGTTTGATTAGGATGTTCCATGCAAGTCATGAAAGAGATATAGATGGTTTTGGATAAGTGTAAAACTAGACTATTTAATATTGTGACCAAACTGCTCCTTAGTAAGACCCACACTATTTTCTTTAAAAGGTGCACTGAGGCAAACTTAATGTTTAAACAGCGGTTACATGTCTCCAGAATATGTGATGGGTGGCGCCTTTTCTGTTAAGTCGGACATCTACAGCTTTGGTGTTCTTCTCTTGGAGATTGTAAGTGGCTTGAAGATCAGCTCACCTCAGCTCATAATGAACTTCCCAAACCTTACAACTTATGTAAGTATCATGGAATGCTTGAACTTGGTGACCTAAACAAAACTAGAGTTAATTGGTTGAAACTTGAATTTATTCCATCAGGCGTGGAGATTATGGGAAGGTGGAAATGCAATGGAACTGGTGGACTCAACAATTGCTGGTAGCTGTCCAATTCATGAAGTTCTACGGTGCATTCACGTGGGACTCTTGTGTGTTCAACACCATTCAGATGCTAGGCCACTCATGTCATCAGTTGTGTTTATGTTGGAGAATGAAATCGCTTTGCTTCCAGAGCCGGAGCAACCTGCATATTTTGCAGCAAGAAAGCAGGAAAATGGACATACCAGGGAAAACATGGATAATTCACAAAATACCATGAGTATCACAACACTAATAGGGCGTTAGATGTTTAATGTCAACTTCTACAATATATTGGAACCCCATAAAAGGTGTAAACTCTCTAATTTACTGTACATAAATTATGATTTTCAGCATAGTGGTGGTAGTAACCTCTGTTAGTTTATCACATGTGAAGCACCGAAGTGGACTTTACTGTGTATGAAGAAAATGTGGATAATGCATTATTACTGAAGGTTTATATTGTTTCTCGTCTCAGAGAAGGTGTTTCTATTCCGAGATGCTTGTGTTTATCTTCATTTGCTATGAATAAGGTTTCCATCATAGCATGTTAGTATGCCCTGCATTATATCTTTACCCTGTGATTGCTCCGTGTCGGCTGCTCATTTTTTCCCCTCACAATAAAGGCTAAAGATCCAACCTCAGTGTATGACCAAGTGCCATCATTAACAGGATGCTCCACCCTTATTTGGGGGGAAATATGTAAACACCTTTCAAAATTACATGAACAAATTTCGCCATGTGCATTAATTTTTAAATATATGAATATATGTTTTGAAAGTATATGGATATATTTTTCGCATGCAGGAACTTTTTTCTAACATGAGAtgaatattatatatatatatatatatatatatatatatattcagatatatgatttttttattttttatgtaAACTGTCTCCACTTTGAAATAAAATATGAAATTATTAAAAAAACTTACTAGaaaagaaaatatttttgattATTTATGGAAAAAACACATTAATTGGCCGCGCTAGTGGTGAGCTTTGAGCGGTGCCAAGTAAACCTGCAGCCCGCTTGGTATTGCTAGATAGAAGGGCCTCCAGCCCACAAGCAAGTAGCGGCCATTTACCACTGAAAAAAAAAAACTAGCCGCAGTGCCCCCAccctccactgccgccgccggCTCGCCGCAGTCCCCACTGCCGCCGCCGGTCCAGCAGCCATGCCGCCACCGCCATATGCGTCTCCGGCGCCTAGTCTCCCCTGCTTCCCCTCTCATTCCAGGCGGCCATGGCAAGCGGCCGGAACCTCATCGCGCCGTCGCGGCCACCCTCCCCTAATTTCCCCCGCCTGTCATCTCCAGCCGCGACAGCCTGCTCGCGCTCGCCGTCGATCGGTACGTGATCGTCCCACCCACTCGAGTTGACAAATCGGATGCTGCCTGATAATTTTTTCTTCCTGAAGCGACGGGTGCTGCCTGATAAGGGGACAGTGTGCCCGCACGTCGCCGCGACGACCCCGCCGGAGCTCCATCTGACGGTAACACTCACCTTTCGTCTAACATGTACTTCCCACGCTTCCTGCCAAAGAGCGGCGAGTCGTCAACGATGCTGAGATCTGACATTAATTTCTGCACCATCCTGTTGCAGTGTTGCGTCAGGTTGTCTGGTGGCCTGGCTGTGTGAGATCCAAGTCCCCGGACTATTGCTACCATGGCGCATTTATGCCGACGAGGACTGCGATGGGACTCCGGTCACCCGATGGTTGTGAGTCGACCACGGTTTCTTGGCGTGTTTGATACAATCAACACATCCATGGCTTTGACATGGAGCATTTCTTGGTCCTTTAATTCCCCACAAAGATCAGCAGCTAGCAGTTTCATATCTGCAAGCAAGCAAATACAGAGCATTTCTTTCATACCATCTCCTTACTTTGCCCTTCACAAGCATATGCGAAGAAGGCTTAATGGGCATGACTCTGCTCCCCCTTTTCATCCTCCTAATATTGATTTGTCTCTGCAAATCCGATGACCGCCTAACACCTACGAAGCCACTCTTGCCTGGCGACAAGCTCGTCTCCAACAATGGCATCTTTGCTCTTGGTTTCTTCTCCCCAGAAAACTCGAGCGCAAACTCATATGTAGGCATATGGTACCATGACATACCGGAGCGGACATATGTTTGGGTGGCCAACCGCGACAACCCAATCGGTAGCGGTTTGTCAGGGAAGTTGGTTCTCACCAACAGCTCTGACCTTGTCTTGTCGGATTCCAAGGGCCGTATCCTTTGGAGGACGGCGAACAACGTCACCGCCGGGGGTGACGGGGCTGTGGCGCTGCTGCTCGAGGGGGGGAACTTTGCCATCCAGTTGCAGAATTTCACGCAGATATGGCAGAGCTATGATCACCCGACTGACACCATCCTCCCCGGCTTCAAGTTATGGGCGAACTACAAGACCCACACAGCTGTGCGCATCGTTGCTTGGAAGGGTTCTCAAGACCCATCCACCGGGAAATTCCTCCTCAGTCGTGACCCCAGCACGGGCCTCCAGATCCTCACCTGGCGCGGGACAAGCAAGTACTGGCGCAGCGGACTGTGGAACGGTGCAGAAGCCTCGGACAAGAACGGATACATGTGGTCCCAGAACGTCGATGATGGGGAGACCATCTACTCGACGTACAACACTGGCAACAGCTCCTCCCGGAGATCACACTGGAAGCTGGACTACACAGGCGACTTGATGCTCAGGATCTGGAGTGGCCAGTCATGGGTGGTTCTGTTCAAGCGCCCAGATGATGGCTGCCGCCAATACGGCTCGTGTGGTCCGTTTGGCTACTGTGACATGCCCACCAGGGAGTGCAGGTGCCTTGATGGGTTCGAGCCGGCGGACGGCTTCAGCGCCAACTTCTCCAGAGGATGCGTGAGAAAGGAGGCGCTGACATGTCGTGGCTACCATTTCTCGGCCTTGCCTGGGATGAAGGTACCTGACGAATTTGTGTATGTTAGGAGCAGAAGCTTCGAGGAGTGCACTGCTGAGTGTGAGCGTAACTGCTCCTGCACCGCGTATGCTTACGCCAATCTGAGCAGTATTGTCGCAACCGGTGGCCCATCAAGATGCTTGGTCTGGACAGGGGAGCTTGTCGACTTAGAGAAGACAGGCGTACTTGGTGGCAACCTGTACCTTCGGCTTGCTGGCTCTCCTGGTATGTATTGTTCCATACTTCCATGGCTGCTTTAATTCTTTTAACCGGCAGTAATAGTCTGCTTGTGAAACTACGAACACCAGCCTTTCCTACCCGGGACTTATAGTTGTTATCATCGAATAAACTCATCAGTTAGCATTTCATTCAGAATTGTGTCGGTAGGCTAGTTTTCCATCTCACACACTTGTAACACTGCACTAGTTAGCCAAGTTACTTTTGGTGTCTGCAAGTACTCATTTCTGAAACAAAATCTGTAACTATAGTTGAGATACAAGATGCATTTTACTACCTTCTTTGGTATTATATGCAAGTAAATCGATATCTTGTACTCATTGAGAAAAAGGTAAATGTGTACTCTTTTCATTATTTTCTTGACAGGACACAACAGGAAGAGTGGTGTCCGTGTGGTATTAAAGATTTCACTCCCAGTTATATCGTTCCTGGTGATACTCTCATGCATATATCTTGTCTGTATATGCAAGCTAAGAGGTAGAATAAGGGACTCCAGTTTCCTGTAATATGATGTTCATGTAATAGTGCTGAGTGGTTACGTTACTGATATTTCTGCAGGGAAACAAGTAAACAAAGAAAGCATGAAAAGACCGGCCCTGGAACAGTTTAGCACTTCGCAAGAAGTTTGGGATCAAAATTTGGAATTGCGCTCTATTAGGTTCGAAGACATCGCTGCTGCAACAAACAGTTTCCATGACACGAACGTACTTGGAAAAGGAGGGTTCGGCAAAGTCTATAAGGTTGTAAAAACACTTGACTTTGTCAATTAATTACAACATATAATTTCCTCCTTGTTAATTTGTTTCAATAATTATGAAATTACACAGGGAACACTAGAAAACGGAAAGGAAGTTGCTGTTAAAAGGCTTAGCAAGGGTTCTGAGCAGGGTATAGAGCATTTTATAAATGAAGTGGTTCTTATTGCCAAATTGCAGCACAAGAATCTAGTTAGACTTCTTGGCTGTTGTATTCATGAGGATGAGAAGTTGCTTATTTATGAATACTTGCCCAACAAAAGCCTAGACAAGTTTCTCTTTGGTATGTTCTAATCCCATTCTCTAGAAAGTAGTCTCTGAACGGCTAACTAGATGCCTTGCACTCATGTGCATACACATCCTGTTCTTTGGCAGATACTGCAAGGAAGTCTGTACTTAACTGGACAAGAAGGTTCAACATAATCAAAGGGGTAGCTAGAGGACTTATGTATCTCCACCAAGATTCGAGAACGACGATAATCCATAGAGACCTCAAACCAAGCAACATCCTGCTAGATGTGGAGATGAACCCGAAAATATCAGATTTTGGAATGGCAAGGATCTTTGGAGGCAACGAGCAACAGGAAAGTACCAGACGAGTTGTTGGGACTTAGTAAGTAATTCTTGCACTAGCTCTTTGTCTCAAAATTTCATTCATACGCCTGAAATAACTCAAACTACACATATACTTGCATGTGAAATGATTTAAACAGCGGGTACATGTCACCTGAGTATGCGATGGAGGGCATTTTTTCCGTCAAGTCTGACAGCTACAGCTTTGGTATTTTGCTACTGGAGATTGTAAGTGGATTAAAGATCAGCTCACCTCATCATCTTGTGATGGACTTTTCAAACCTCATATCCTATGTAAGTGTTACGTGCTGTGTTATGAGATGCTTCAGATCCTGATAACTGAACCCAAAATATAGCATTAGCAAATATAAATTACGGATTTTGCCGTGATATTTCAGGCTTGGAACCTGTGGGCAGATGGAAAAGTGAGGGATTTCGTGGACGCAGCCGTCACGGAGAGCTATTCGCTTGACGAAGTGTCCAAGTGCATCCATGTTGGGCTCTTGTGTGTCCAGGACAACTCCAGTGCTAGGCCACACATGTCATCGGTAGTGTCCATGCTCGACAGTGAAGCCATGCCTCGTGCAGCGCCGGAGCAACCTGTGTATTTTGCACGGATAAACTATGAAAGCAGTGAAGCGATGGAAGACACTGAGAACTCTGCTAATGGCGTGAGCCTTACGGCACTAGAAGGACGATGACTCCCATTAGCTGCTGCATGTATGTGATGAGAAGTAGGACAATTGAGTTGTCTCAATAAGGCGCTGCTTGATAGACAATGCTATTTGAGGGACTGCCCATCATAAGGAGATTATTCGATCAACACAAGGTGATATTGCACATATGTGGAGCGCCGCCATCCATGTCACCGGGTACAACTAACCTCCGCCTTGTCATCACTTTGCTCATCTAAAACATCGTATTAATCCTTCTTAGTTTATTTCTCTGTCTAGTCTAGTATTTATTTTACGTTATAGCAATACTTAGTTAAACTCCCTCTTTTACCATTTTCCCTGGCAACCAATTAGAGTAAACTATTTTCAAACTCCGGCTTGAGTGCGAGCATAGCTGTGTTCGTGACAATGTACTGCAGGGTTGATAATTATCTTTTTATAAGTTCTCTATGGCTTCGGCACATAAACTGGGCAAATACTTCCCGTAAATTGTGCTTGACAACAATTCAGGGCGCTTGCCcaataccccccccccccccctaaacgCCTGGGGACAGCCTGGCTAGTGCCCAAACAAAAAATGAACGCTCAACTGGACCCCTCAAAGCCAGCCCAAACGTCCGGGCCGTCCAGCTCCCCTCAAACCCAGCCCATATGTTAGTGGATTTGGGGCTGCCCGGGCGCGTCCGCCACATCTTGCCTGCCACCCCGATCCCACAAATACCTCGTCCATACCCGTATTTGGACCAACTCCACTACACTTCACTTTACTTTCAATTCGCTCCGCCCaactcctctccggtgatcttcTGCCATTTTTGGCATGGCGTGCATCGGATCTGAGGCCAACAACTTCGTATCCGGCGACTAGACCTCATCCCCTGCACCGACGAGGAAGAGATAGCTGCCCGACTGGCTTGCCACTGGTCTTGGGAGGATGTTCCAGCTCTGGTGGGGCTTAGAACCAGCAGCGGCAATGTGCCCGTTGGCGGCTCGAGTTGCATGTCCGCTCCGGATCTGGTGCTGGCGAGCGGCGGTTGGAGGTACATGCGCGCCCTTGaggatggccccgcgacatctGAGCAACCCTGATGCTAGGTCCTTGTCCCCATGACGCTGGGCTCCGAGTCTGAGGTCAACGGTGCCAATGCACACGACCATGAATACTCTGGATGCCCCAGCTATGGCGGAAAGGCGAGGTCGCAGCACATCGTGCTCACCGTGAGAGGACGAATGTGTGTTGTGTTGGACCCCTGTGTCGTCTTGGAGCACTACCATCACGACCAAGAGGACAAGGATGGCCGTGGATGAACTTGCTCTATAACCTTATTT contains:
- the LOC141041830 gene encoding G-type lectin S-receptor-like serine/threonine-protein kinase B120 isoform X5, yielding MDMSCFPIFILLFLFPFSKSDDQLTQGKPLSPGDILISKDGVFALGFFSPANSNKSLYVGIWFYNIPESSRAIVWVANRDNPATTASPAALAISVKSDLVLSDSGGHTLWMTKNNVTADEDARASAVLLDTGNLVLRSPNGTVIWQSFDHPTDTILPGMRFLLSYKGRVMGRLVAWKGPDDPSVGDFSFGLDPDLGMQIVTWHGAKLYCRISVWNGASVSGGTYPGNSSSVVYQTIVNTGDRFYLMYSISDDSPYARIMLDYTGTMSLLTWNSYSSSWIATSERPSGGYGVYGSCGPFGYSDFTGATPTCQCLDGFEPDPMNSSRVCRRVEALKCGSKNHFLRLSGMKVPDRFLHIRNRSFDQCAAECSRNCSCTAYAYANLSSAGTLGDQTRCLVWTGELVDTWKTNNYGENLYIRLGDSPAGVRRKKEIKKKLMLRYLSASSELGGKNSDFPFVSFEDIVAATDNFSDSNMLGMGGFGKVYKGILEDDKEVAIKRLGSGSGQGIEEFRNEVTLIAKLQHRNLVRLLSCCIHDDEKLLIYEYMPNKSLDSFLFDNTRKDVLDWLTRFKIIKGVARGLLYLHQDSRLTIIHRDLKASNILLDNEMNPKISDFGMARIFGGNQQQGNTIRVVGTYGYMSPEYVMGGAFSVKSDIYSFGVLLLEIVSGLKISSPQLIMNFPNLTTYAWRLWEGGNAMELVDSTIAGSCPIHEVLRCIHVGLLCVQHHSDARPLMSSVVFMLENEIALLPEPEQPAYFAARKQENGHTRENMDNSQNTMSITTLIGR
- the LOC141041830 gene encoding G-type lectin S-receptor-like serine/threonine-protein kinase B120 isoform X6, yielding MDMSCFPIFILLFLFPFSKSDDQLTQGKPLSPGDILISKDGVFALGFFSPANSNKSLYVGIWFYNIPESSRAIVWVANRDNPATTASPAALAISVKSDLVLSDSGGHTLWMTKNNVTADEDARASAVLLDTGNLVLRSPNGTVIWQSFDHPTDTILPGMRFLLSYKGRVMGRLVAWKGPDDPSVGDFSFGLDPDLGMQIVTWHGAKLYCRISVWNGASVSGGTYPGNSSSVVYQTIVNTGDRFYLMYSISDDSPYARIMLDYTGTMSLLTWNSYSSSWIATSERPSGGYGVYGSCGPFGYSDFTGATPTCQCLDGFEPDPMNSSRVCRRVEALKCGSKNHFLRLSGMKVPDRFLHIRNRSFDQCAAECSRNCSCTAYAYANLSSAGTLGDQTRCLVWTGELVDTWKTNNYGENLYIRLGDSPAAVHKNSNLVKILPPVVACLLLLTCIALVWKSGVRRKKEIKKKLMLRYLSASSELGGKNSDFPFVSFEDIVAATDNFSDSNMLGMGGFGKVYKGILEDDKEVAIKRLGSGSGQDNTRKDVLDWLTRFKIIKGVARGLLYLHQDSRLTIIHRDLKASNILLDNEMNPKISDFGMARIFGGNQQQGNTIRVVGTYGYMSPEYVMGGAFSVKSDIYSFGVLLLEIVSGLKISSPQLIMNFPNLTTYAWRLWEGGNAMELVDSTIAGSCPIHEVLRCIHVGLLCVQHHSDARPLMSSVVFMLENEIALLPEPEQPAYFAARKQENGHTRENMDNSQNTMSITTLIGR
- the LOC141041830 gene encoding G-type lectin S-receptor-like serine/threonine-protein kinase B120 isoform X1 translates to MDMSCFPIFILLFLFPFSKSDDQLTQGKPLSPGDILISKDGVFALGFFSPANSNKSLYVGIWFYNIPESSRAIVWVANRDNPATTASPAALAISVKSDLVLSDSGGHTLWMTKNNVTADEDARASAVLLDTGNLVLRSPNGTVIWQSFDHPTDTILPGMRFLLSYKGRVMGRLVAWKGPDDPSVGDFSFGLDPDLGMQIVTWHGAKLYCRISVWNGASVSGGTYPGNSSSVVYQTIVNTGDRFYLMYSISDDSPYARIMLDYTGTMSLLTWNSYSSSWIATSERPSGGYGVYGSCGPFGYSDFTGATPTCQCLDGFEPDPMNSSRVCRRVEALKCGSKNHFLRLSGMKVPDRFLHIRNRSFDQCAAECSRNCSCTAYAYANLSSAGTLGDQTRCLVWTGELVDTWKTNNYGENLYIRLGDSPAAVHKNSNLVKILPPVVACLLLLTCIALVWKSGVRRKKEIKKKLMLRYLSASSELGGKNSDFPFVSFEDIVAATDNFSDSNMLGMGGFGKVYKGILEDDKEVAIKRLGSGSGQGIEEFRNEVTLIAKLQHRNLVRLLSCCIHDDEKLLIYEYMPNKSLDSFLFDNTRKDVLDWLTRFKIIKGVARGLLYLHQDSRLTIIHRDLKASNILLDNEMNPKISDFGMARIFGGNQQQGNTIRVVGTYGYMSPEYVMGGAFSVKSDIYSFGVLLLEIVSGLKISSPQLIMNFPNLTTYAWRLWEGGNAMELVDSTIAGSCPIHEVLRCIHVGLLCVQHHSDARPLMSSVVFMLENEIALLPEPEQPAYFAARKQENGHTRENMDNSQNTMSITTLIGR
- the LOC141041830 gene encoding G-type lectin S-receptor-like serine/threonine-protein kinase B120 isoform X4, whose protein sequence is MDMSCFPIFILLFLFPFSKSDDQLTQGKPLSPGDILISKDGVFALGFFSPANSNKSLYVGIWFYNIPESSRAIVWVANRDNPATTASPAALAISVKSDLVLSDSGGHTLWMTKNNVTADEDARASAVLLDTGNLVLRSPNGTVIWQSFDHPTDTILPGMRFLLSYKGRVMGRLVAWKGPDDPSVGDFSFGLDPDLGMQIVTWHGAKLYCRISVWNGASVSGGTYPGNSSSVVYQTIVNTGDRFYLMYSISDDSPYARIMLDYTGTMSLLTWNSYSSSWIATSERPSGGYGVYGSCGPFGYSDFTGATPTCQCLDGFEPDPMNSSRVCRRVEALKCGSKNHFLRLSGMKVPDRFLHIRNRSFDQCAAECSRNCSCTAYAYANLSSAGTLGDQTRCLVWTGELVDTWKTNNYGENLYIRLGDSPAVHKNSNLVKILPPVVACLLLLTCIALVWKWVRRKKEIKKKLMLRYLSASSELGGKNSDFPFVSFEDIVAATDNFSDSNMLGMGGFGKVYKGILEDDKEVAIKRLGSGSGQGIEEFRNEVTLIAKLQHRNLVRLLSCCIHDDEKLLIYEYMPNKSLDSFLFDNTRKDVLDWLTRFKIIKGVARGLLYLHQDSRLTIIHRDLKASNILLDNEMNPKISDFGMARIFGGNQQQGNTIRVVGTYGYMSPEYVMGGAFSVKSDIYSFGVLLLEIVSGLKISSPQLIMNFPNLTTYAWRLWEGGNAMELVDSTIAGSCPIHEVLRCIHVGLLCVQHHSDARPLMSSVVFMLENEIALLPEPEQPAYFAARKQENGHTRENMDNSQNTMSITTLIGR
- the LOC141041830 gene encoding G-type lectin S-receptor-like serine/threonine-protein kinase B120 isoform X7 produces the protein MDMSCFPIFILLFLFPFSKSDDQLTQGKPLSPGDILISKDGVFALGFFSPANSNKSLYVGIWFYNIPESSRAIVWVANRDNPATTASPAALAISVKSDLVLSDSGGHTLWMTKNNVTADEDARASAVLLDTGNLVLRSPNGTVIWQSFDHPTDTILPGMRFLLSYKGRVMGRLVAWKGPDDPSVGDFSFGLDPDLGMQIVTWHGAKLYCRISVWNGASVSGGTYPGNSSSVVYQTIVNTGDRFYLMYSISDDSPYARIMLDYTGTMSLLTWNSYSSSWIATSERPSGGYGVYGSCGPFGYSDFTGATPTCQCLDGFEPDPMNSSRVCRRVEALKCGSKNHFLRLSGMKVPDRFLHIRNRSFDQCAAECSRNCSCTAYAYANLSSAGTLGDQTRCLVWTGELVDTWKTNNYGENLYIRLGDSPAAVHKNSNLVKILPPVVACLLLLTCIALVWKWVRRKKEIKKKLMLRYLSASSELGGKNSDFPFVSFEDIVAATDNFSDSNMLGMGGFGKVYKGILEDDKEVAIKRLGSGSGQDNTRKDVLDWLTRFKIIKGVARGLLYLHQDSRLTIIHRDLKASNILLDNEMNPKISDFGMARIFGGNQQQGNTIRVVGTYGYMSPEYVMGGAFSVKSDIYSFGVLLLEIVSGLKISSPQLIMNFPNLTTYAWRLWEGGNAMELVDSTIAGSCPIHEVLRCIHVGLLCVQHHSDARPLMSSVVFMLENEIALLPEPEQPAYFAARKQENGHTRENMDNSQNTMSITTLIGR